A stretch of DNA from Desulfosarcina ovata subsp. ovata:
AAACAAATGGTGCTGAACGATGCGGGCAAAATGATCCGATCGGTATGGGATGAGATACCCCACCATTACCCGGGAATCGGCACCGATGAATTTGTAATCATGCCCAACCATATTCATGGGATTATCGTCATCGTAAAGGCAGGCTCTCGTGCCTGCCCATCATCGGTGCAACCCTCTATAAAAGGGCAACCACAGGGGGGTGCCCCTACGATGACATTGCCCGACGTGGTGCATCGGTTCAAAACCATGACAACCAAACGGTATTCAGACGGTGTCAAACAAAACGACTGGAAACCATTCCCCGGTAAATTGTGGCAACGCAATTATTGGGAACATATCGTGCGGGATGAATTGGAATTGAACGCTATTCGGGAGTACGTTCGCAACAACCCCGCGCAATGGGAATTGGATCGTTTAAATGTGATGTTTTCGGATCGGCAGGCCTTTAAAAAGAAACCGCAGAAAGGGCAACCTCAGGGAGTTGCCCATACGGAGGGGAAACCATGGATGGTATGAGATCGTTCCGATTCAATGAAAAGTATCTCTCCCAGATTCCTGCCCTGCAACTTCTCATCAACTTGGGTTTTTGCTACCTGACGCCCTCCCAGGTCCTTGCCCAGCGCCAGGGAAAACGCGGCAATGTCCTTCTGGAAAGCATCCTTGGTGAACAGCTCCGGCAGATCAACCGCATCCAGTACAAGGGGCGCGAGTTCCTCTTCAGCGAGGAAAACATCCAGAGCGCCATCCAGAAACTCAAGAGCGTCAAGTATGATGGCCTGCTGCGCACCAACGAGGTGATTTACGATTTGCTCACCCTGGGAACGGCCTTGGAGCAGACCATTGAAGGCGATTCCAAAAGTTTCAACCTGCGTTATATTGACTGGCGCAATCCTGATCGTAATGTTTTCCATGTGACTGCCGAATTTCCGGTTGAGCGTACGCGCAGCACCGAAACAGCCCGGCCGGATATCATACTTTTTGTCAACGGCATTCCCATGGCGGTGATCGAATGCAAGTCCCCCA
This window harbors:
- a CDS encoding transposase, with amino-acid sequence MMAKQMVLNDAGKMIRSVWDEIPHHYPGIGTDEFVIMPNHIHGIIVIVKAGSRACPSSVQPSIKGQPQGGAPTMTLPDVVHRFKTMTTKRYSDGVKQNDWKPFPGKLWQRNYWEHIVRDELELNAIREYVRNNPAQWELDRLNVMFSDRQAFKKKPQKGQPQGVAHTEGKPWMV